The following proteins are co-located in the Macadamia integrifolia cultivar HAES 741 chromosome 3, SCU_Mint_v3, whole genome shotgun sequence genome:
- the LOC122074686 gene encoding protein LNK1-like, which yields MLDWNTSELEGILWDEFRVNDDHLVPHPSGEEVLDSAGQVDCHKKPRHEEASAFTNSASGEDAVKSALHGKDGTSFAIVKDQKAPMPLMGSCSCTPDGVFPASCDNDSIKGMSSLTADGTKLPNTCFNSNHIDFISNEFCAHDPILGNRSAVIGSSSCHFPLGGISSTGSDLEFFANGHEDKESSGLPYHAWPDIGNFEDVDRMFRNCDSTFGHGNMGHDDDLSCFSASSLAIDGSEDAMKSGVKYSSSDSNELRIISKHHEPDLNFAVDTVTPLINYSGENSVPYNYKIDSRLQDASELTTLGHSTYVSWSDANAENRESVSIEQINLQNQQLKQHNQSVGKRKNQSSKFNGDGLSHGLGPFQQFANVKIPSSVSSYQQIFPSLDIPQQQQNIRPNFSSYSDRQMPYMQPEYKDPSHQVPVTPTSSIKIENNGYPSGSSKSSSYASNHAQPIERSPDSSLEASTMKSGKRVGKPFQEQQLHAKLTGDPQYEDLGMRPAFTGQVSTQKYPAQIRDEVGAHSEIEGANIVLPAEDSSTVQQSSCVSTALSVVVSIEETSFRQLQYIMEQLDISTKLCIRDSLYRLARSAEQRHNIGNLDGCSRNCSVKSGVLKTEDSNKCTRFMDMETDTNPIDRSLAHLLFHRPSDVSTTAINDVLSQESHAMLHWSISTQPAMSREAGLP from the exons ATGTTAGACTGGAACACCTCTGAg CTTGAAGGCATTCTGTGGGATGAGTTTAGAGTGAATGATGATCATTTAGTACCTCATCCTAgtggtgaagaagtacttgactCCGCTGGTCAAGTTGATTGCCATAAGAAGCCACGACATGAAGAAGCAAGTGCATTTACAAACAGTGCAAGTGGCGAGGATGCTGTTAAAAGTGCCCTCCACGGAAAAGATGGAACAAGTTTTGCAATTGTGAAGGACCAAAAGGCTCCAATGCCCCTAATGGGTTCATGTTCTTGCACACCTGATGGAGTCTTTCCAGCTTCATGCGATAATGACTCCATTAAGGGAATGTCAAGTTTAACTGCCGATGGTACTAAGCTACCTAATACCTGCTTCAATAGTAACCACATAGATTTTATTAGCAATGAGTTTTGTGCACATGATCCCATTCTTGGTAATAGAAGTGCTGTAATAGGCAGTAGCTCGTGCCACTTCCCACTTGGTGGTATTTCTTCAACAGGCAGTGATCTTGAATTTTTTGCTAATGGACATGAGGACAAGGAGAGCAGCGGTCTTCCGTATCACGCTTGGCCTGATATTGGCAATTTTGAGGACGTTGACAGAATGTTTAG AAACTGCGATTCCACATTCGGACATGGGAATATGGGTCATGATGATGATTTGTCATGCTTTTCTGCTTCCTCTCTTGCCATTGATGGTTCTGAAGATGCCATGAAATCAGGCGTTAAATACTCATCATCGGATTCAAATGAATTGAGAATTATATCAAAGCATCATGAGCCTGATCTGAACTTTGCGGTTGACACTGTCACTCCTTTGATCAATTATTCTGGTGAAAATAGTGTCCCCTATAATTATAAGATCGATTCTCGGCTACAAGATGCCAGTGAACTGACTACTTTAGGTCATTCAACATATGTCAGTTGGTCTGATGCAAATGCTGAAAATAGGGAGTCTGTGTCCATTGAACAG ATCAATTTGCAAAATCAGCAGTTGAAGCAACACAATCAATCtgttggaaaaagaaaaaatcagtcctcaaaattcaatggTGATGGTCTTTCCCATGGTCTTGGGCCTTTTCAACAGTTTGCAAATGTGAAGATTCCCTCTTCTGTGTCCTCGTACCAAcaaatttttccttctctaGACATTCCGCAACAACAGCAAAACATAAGACCTAATTTCTCAAGCTACTCGGACAGACAAATGCCTTACATGCAACCAGAGTATAAAGATCCTTCACATCAAGTTCCTGTTACACCAACATCTAGCATCAAGATAGAAAACAATGGTTATCCTTCTGGTTcttcaaaatcttcttcttATGCATCAAACCATGCACAACCAATAGAAAGGTCTCCTGATTCTTCACTAGAAGCTTCGACTATGAAATCAGGGAAAAGAGTTGGAAAACCTTTTCAAGAGCAGCAGCTACATGCCAAACTAACTGGTGATCCTCAATATGAGGACTTGGGGATGAGGCCTGCATTTACTGGTCAAGTTTCAACCCAGAAGTACCCAGCTCAAATTCGAGATGAAGTTGGAGCTCATAGCGAAATTGAAGGAGCAAACATTGTACTTCCAGCAGAGGATTCCTCAACTGTACAACAAAGCTCTTGTGTGAGCACTGCACTGTCAGTTGTAGTATCAATAGAAGAAACTAGTTTTCGGCAGCTTCAATACATCATGGAACAG CTGGATATTAGTACGAAGCTGTGCATAAGAGATAGTCTGTACCGCTTGGCTAGAAGTGCTGAACAAAGACATAATATTGGAAATTTAGATGGTTGCAGCAGAAACTGTAGTGTTAAATCTGGAGTATTGAAGACTGAAGATTCAAATAA ATGCACACGATTTATGGATATGGAAACTGATACAAACCCCATAGATCGGTCATTGGCACACTTACTTTTCCACAGGCCCTCAGATGTTTCTACGACGGCCATTAATGATGTTTTGTCCCAAGAGTCACATGCTATG CTTCATTGGTCTATTTCAACTCAACCTGCAATGTCAAGAGAAGCTGGTTTGCCCTGA